One Aegilops tauschii subsp. strangulata cultivar AL8/78 chromosome 7, Aet v6.0, whole genome shotgun sequence genomic window carries:
- the LOC141027125 gene encoding uncharacterized protein: MGSADGSTLGLDFSKGLVFAEKVFQSTGFPVHPMDDTGFFTMVISFGRHDFRLTEDSVAAALEAAIGGSAIEFMVFMITDRVFGFQVSCKAVALIILKLRSFSCDHFKCFFHLWGNGGPNWGREFKLWKLECDAEWIIVSPSKRRATLGMLAMHTKPRKSSIRSSHAPAKKLSFSKFQNYPACRGYRYPATQNCIQTVEDAGYTLPAHERVVIHPSPPAELRWTSATPSISFGTSWSQNAFDRAA; this comes from the exons ATGGGTTCTGCTGATGGATCCACCCTTGGCTTGGACTTCTCCAAGGGTCTGGTTTTTGCGGAAAAGGTTTTTCAATCTACGGGTTTTCCGGTGCACCCCATGGATGACACgggcttcttcaccatggtaattTCTTTTGGCCGGCATGATTTTCGTTTGACTGAGGATTCGGTGGCAGCGGCACTTGAGGCGGCCATCGGAGGTTCTGCTATTGAGTTCATGGTTTTTATGATCACGGATAGGGTTTTTGGTTTTCAAGTTTCTTGCAAGGCTGTGGCTTTGATCATTCTCAAGCTCCGTTCTTTCTCTTGTGATCATTTTAAATGTTTCTTTCATCTTTGGGGTAATGGTGGCCCAAATTGGGGCCGTGAGTTCAAGCTTTGGAAATTGGAATGTGATGCCGAGTGGATCATTGTTAGTCCTTCCAAACGTCGAGCTACCCTTGGCATGTTGGCTATGCACACCAAGCCCCGTAAATCTTCGATAAGATCATCGCATGCCCCTGCCAAGAAGCTTTCATTTTCAAAGTTCCAGAATTATCCTGCTTGTCGTGGTTATCGTTATCCGGCCACGCAAAATTGCATTCAAACTGTTGAGGATGCGGGGTACACGCTTCCTGCGCATGAACGGGTGGTCATCCACCCTTCGCCGCCGGCTGAACTCCGGTGGACGTCggctactccctccatttcttttGGAACG TCCTGGTCCCAAAACGCCTTCGACCGCGCCGCCTGA